In Oryza sativa Japonica Group chromosome 8, ASM3414082v1, the sequence AGGGAAGACGAAACGACGCCCTGTTTTCAGCGTTTATTCCGCTAGGGTATCGGGAggtgctaatgggcctgggcctaaATAGTATTTTCAGCCCAATTTTGTTATCAGCGTGGCTGGTTGTGATCCTTGGGGGCTTAGGCATttgtttttgctttggcaacACTTGCTCATGACAAAATAGcccaatgctgttaaaatcctttttgacgcagttagataattctttggaattactacaatgcaaataaaaaggtgcccaacagaaaagtgttatactaattttgtaggcctttttaggctacaaagCTGTTCGGGTCTTATTGAGATGACTGATTTTGAATAGTCATTCTCTCGGCACGTTATATGCTTACTTTGGTAATAGCGTGAGATGTAGCTTAGGCTATTTAGACTCGTCGTTTATCATGTTTTataccacatttgatggatctttttgagagtttttactcggatttttATCATATGTATTGATTTATAGACCTTTAGAGTGTTTCTCACTCGGGCCTCTTCTATGTCTCCTTTTTGGTGTGTTAAAGCTAAGGCAGTCGACTGGATATTTTATTAAACGCCGCATATGCTTAGCTATATGATCCCTTGGATGATTCGGTTGTAAAACCACACGGATGGATGTTCATATGCACTTTGACTATATGATTGGTTTTTAGTTAACTAATCatatagttgggggctacacctaattaggtacatctagtcgatgcacctgattttttctattttcagcccttcacagtctttgattttagtactcgggagaccaagGCAGAGGAagttgaagcactcggattatcatTTTGAATGACGAGAGAAGACTATTTCGTCGACtgtaaaggtctcaggggctactgtggagattatggataccccatacctacacggcatgtatatccgactgggtatggggtaccatgtatagatagaatatctttaaagggacttgggttaaattccaaacttgtatgtcaaggaaatacccgggatcctagttgGATACGATTGTATCttatctgtaactacctattccgttaggaatataggCTGTAccttgtaatacggaccccttcccctatataaggaggggtccgggtgcctcttggggcacgatttttctcccagatcatacgatcaataatacactcggcggagtaatccccggacaggagcagggtattacttcttgttaagaaggcctgaacctgtataaaattccttatCTCTCAACacatccacttttctagcttgatagccacccctcttagtattgccgaaatcttgtttcgacaaacGGAGAGacgaattttacgtggaaaacccttgtgggaaaaaaccacgggcgccgaccgcaatgatcactatagaggagtTGGATATGATACATTGGGCTATCGCACCCTCCCCGTGCGGCTTACAAGAGATATGTATAAAAGAAATCTAGGAGTCCTAGTGGGAAAAAACTGAGTCATATTAGGAACTGATCCTAATAGTCAAgttctattaattaggaagctATTCCAAATATATTGTGGGCTCAAAATTtgaatcacatatttaacagaGAAGATGATTAGTGCCTCAGTTATTTGAATGTCCATTATTCTGAAATCTGAAACATATATTCATATGGTTAAGTTTAGGATTCCTAATACGTACGTATGTATGCGTATCTGCTCTGTTTTTCATCTCCTGTCATTTGTCTAAAATGCATGCTAGCCTGAGACCCAgaactatatatattctttCACGCGTATACGTGCAGCTTCATGTTGAAACGCACGGTGGTTGAACTATCGACCAATTTCTTCCTGTATATGTAGATAGTTCTGTGGATTACTTTTAAATTACGAATGGAAATTAAAACACATAGGCATCCATATTTGGAGATAAAACTTTACGGTGCATGTATTGGTCTCGGTCTACGAGTAACAACTTTTACGTTaaaattggaaatttggttgaagttggaacgatgtgatgaaaatattgaaagtttatgtgtgtagaaaagttttgatgtgatagaaaagttaaaagcttgaaaaaaaaagtttggaactaaacacggtgtaaatatatgaaaaaaaacaaaatagcaTAATCACTCACCGCGTCACACAGCGGGAACAGCGTCTAGTCTCCTTCACTCCACGGtctccacctctcctctcttatcctctcctccacggcTCCACGTCTATTCTCCGAGCGGCGTTGGCGCCTTGGAACATCGTCAACACTAGTTGAAAATGGAAGTGGAAGGATCCTAGTAATTGCTGATTGCTGTCGCCTTAATTTCAAATTGTTGACGCGCATATGCATATTATTTATTCATTCCATGAGGAGAGGGGCAGCATGTGCCGTGTGGTCGCCGGCCGTGAGCAGTCTCATACTCTCAGTTAGTACTCTATCAGTGCAGCAGCTAAGCCTCAGCCTCAGCCTCAGCTAGCTCGCCCGACGCCCGGCCCCTCCTCTGACCTCTCTCTGCGGCCGGCGCCGCTCATGGAGTACGGCATCACGCCGGCCGGGGGGTTTCGGTGGAGAAGCTACCGCGACTTGATCCGGGACGTGTTCATCGCCGGCGACATGTACTGCGGGCCGGCGAAGCTGTTGTTCCCGCAGATCACTGGTAGTGCCGGCGAGGATCAAGCGAGGTGCGGCTGGTCGAGCGCGAGCTCCGTGGCTTCTAGCCCCGTGGTGTCGTCTTCTTACATGTCATCCTCTGGATCCCCTGCTTGGTCCTCGGCGTCGTCTTCTCCCGTCCACAAGCTCCGCGTCATCGCTCAACAGATGGTCGGCGACGGCTACATACAGGAACTCATCCGGGcgttcggccgccgccgccccgacgAGCTCATCTTCCAGAGGTGGTTCTCGCAGCTGGACGTGGACTTTGTCCTGGTCCTCCACACCGACGGCATGGTGCGAGCTGACAGCTTCTCCGTGGAAGACCTGATGGCCTTGATAAAGCGGTGGATCCGAGCTCTCCTGACCATGGTGCAGGTCCTCAATATCACGCTGCTCGAGCTCCCACTCCCGGTCGCCGGAAGTACGGaacggatggcggcggcggcggaccacGCGCAGTTCACTGGGTTCGCGGAGGAGAGCATCCTCAGGATGCTGgccttcgtcgacgccgtcACTCTTTCTGCTCTCAACGTCAACGACGACCACCGCCACCGGACGCCGGAGCTACTCCCGGGGATGCTGCAGCTGTACGCCTGCGTCTCCGAGGCATGCGATCTCCTCGTCTCAGCTGGCATGGGCAAGGACGAGATCACGAAGATGCAGGCCTTGGACGCCATGAACAATGGCATCCTGATGCAAAGCAGGAGGAAGCTGAGCGATGCTATCTGGGTCATGATGGAGAAGGTCCGGGCTCTCTTCTTGATGGACGCCTGCTGGCAGGTCTCGCAGGAGGCAGCCGCATCCGGGACCCATGAGACCACGGAGCTGACGATGAACTACATCACGCTTCTCTGGCGCAACCATACCATGCTCGACTACTTCAGCGTGTTCGTCTCCGACGCCGACAGCTTCAGCTCGGTGGCGAGACTCATCGCCGAGATGATCACCTGCCTCGAGTGCAAGCTCGAGGAAACCTCCCTCTCCATCCCGGACCTGGGTTTGCGCTTCATATTCTTGCTCAACAATTGGCACCGTGTCTTGCAGCGTGTTGAATCCTTGCGAGACTTGCCAGCGGCCGTCCGGCAAGAACGAATCCTTCTCCTCCATGCCTCGGACAGCAAGATTAAGAGGTACATAGACGATTATCTTAATGCCTCCTGGTCGCCTCTGTTACGTTGCCTGCTCATCGACAAGCCTTTTGTTGCTCTCGGGAGGTCTCATGAATCTAAAATTGAGACACAACTCCAAACAACCTACGCAACACAAAAGTTTTGGAAGGTTCCGAACCCTCAGCTTCGGCAGAGACTGCGTAGAGCCATCATGAGCAAAGTTATTCCAGATTATAGTAAATACATAGAGCAAATGGATAGGCAGAATAAAATCAATCGACACCTCGTGGTCACTAGtcccgagcagctcgagcagcaAATAGAGGAATTATTTGAAGGATGATGATTATTAATTCAACTAGGAAGGTAACCCCCGCATTCACGTGGGtaagtatgttttttttcacgtgtttgaccatttatcttatttaacgTTTTTATGCAAACATGTGGAAATGTAAGTCATGCTTAAGTTATAAaccaagtcacaacaaaataaataataatatttatttttaatatgcTACGTGAGCCGTGGATCTCGCATCCGACGGCGGAGATCTGTAGTTAGCTGCAGTACGAACTCCAagatgtaatgtgtgtatgacaggtgagactagatattaatagtatagtaagcaactattgtaagaattgactattacattggctatagatgatttagagttagtagtaggctatactattaaacttgctcttatgcaTTCAACGGCATGGTTTTTGACGGAAGGTacacgtgtttgaccatttgttttatttaacgTTTTTATGCAAACgcatttgaccatttgttttatttaacgTTTTTATGCAAACATGTGAAAATGTAAGTCAAGTTATAAaccaagtcacaacaaaataaataataattatttatttttaatataaataaattgcCGAACATGTATCAAAAATTCAACGGCGTTATCTATCGAAAATTGTACCTTTAATAATCgtacattttttttgaaaaatattctTTATCGATATTGATTATTTTTAAGctatttgttatatatttaaatatcaATACTCACTCTCTAAAGTATAAGTATATTTGGATTTTCGTACGGTGTCTGAGATGctggattttttttacaatttggtcTTTCTAAAAACTTAATTTACAAATAGATCcctaaaaaaatttattttagaaatgatccttttttttACGCCAGAGTGGCTGATGTTGTCATCCAATAGAGCTGTGCCTGCCATACTGGCGCCAACCCCCCACCACCCCAAGGCGCTAGCGCCTCTTGCACGCTTCTCCGGGGTGGGGGTAGCACTTAACCCATGGgccccaccccctcccctctcactcCCCACACATTTGCCCCTTCTCCCATGCTCGAGCCCGAGAATACCTCTtgctctctttcccctctcacTTCCTCCTTCTCAATTCGACTCGTTTTGGAGCCATTTTTTGCGGGAACTTTCAAGACATCGAAGAGCAAGATATACTCTTCCATTCCCCCTctcaaatagacttcaataattgtTTTGTCTTTTGTGTTGGTTTTTAGTCACTCTTTATGTAGTTGCCTGAATGCTTATTCTCTTTATGAGATTATTGTAATAAGTGGCTGCAGCTTCTTTGAAGTAAAGGCCAggatttattccattatctaaaaaattcccccctctttttttcGTTTTAATCGGTGAAATTCGTAGATCGGACGGTAATCTTATAACCCATTGTTCCCCCAAATTTATGAATTTGAACGTTAAAATTGGGGATTTGTTTATAATAGTGTTACATGTGTGTAATATACTCATTGGTGCTACGATTTTTTAGAGTATGTATGTGGTAATGTTGATTAAGTTTAACATGTTTGACATGCCACTATTTTAAATAtgcttatttttttagttttggaaCAGAAGAATTGTATGATAGGATAATCCTAACATATTAAATTGTTCTCTAATATTTGCACATCGGTTTTTGGCATGTATAGTGTTAGAATATGCATCCATGTACCAtatatttcttttaatttttttatatgcaattattaagaaatactaattaaattatgcaattattaagaaatactaattaaattatttttatattaattgTTAGCTAGAAAATAGGAGGTTAGctcaaaagaaagagaggatacgggaggggagggagtacgtacgtgcaactatttctaaacataatagatctaatcAATTTAATTAGTGGGTTCACCAAGGGAAAATCAACACTTGATATTATTTTCAGAATATTTAGAAtctttctaatttattatattGCCACATGGCGGTTTAGGAGTGTTTATAGAAATCCTCCAttgcggcttgagagcgtttgtaaaaagtttaatggattttagtatataatagatggaATTGTTTGTAACATTTTGAGAATCGTGGCAAGAAAAACCTATAAAATTTAGAACTTTCTAAAACTTTTTGCACTTCTTTGTTTGTTTGAGATGTCAGGTAATCCATTTTAAAACAAACCAAAACATATATATTGATCTCGGAGTATAATTAATATACATTACTTTTTAAGCATTCATGACACTACTAGAGAAGTAATCTTTGCTGGGATTGCAAAAATcacattagtcccggttcgaataggAACAGGGACtgaagattatttttagtcctgCTTAAAAAGCCGAAGGGAACCTTTTGATCTCTAGTCCCGGTTTGTTATTTTTTCAGTCCCGATTTAAAAAGTCATCAGACCCCCActgtctttagtcccggttattgttaccaaccgggactaaagattaataTTTAGTCCTAATTATTTGggaaaatttgctacaggacaccccAAAATCGTGTAATTGGCTGTGGGACACCACAAAATCTTGGCTTTGCCCACGGACACTACGAAAGTTGTGAAATTGGCTGTGAGACACCGGaggcaatattttataatttccgaGGCAAAAGAGGTCAGAAAATTTTCTAAATGACCAATCTACCCCTGCGCGCCGCTACCTCTAAGCCTGACTGGGTCTGGTCGAACCAGACCCAGCCGGCGCTGTTTccatcctccctccctccacagCCCGATTCCCGATTCCCCATTCCCAAACCTAACCctaggcgacggcggcggcggaggcggcggcggcagcgacggcggcggcggtggcggggccggcggcggaggcggcagtgttgaggacggcggcgacggcggcctagTCGGCTTCGGTTGGTGCGGCGATGGACAGCTCGGCGTCATCTTCAGTGGTACGGCGCCGTGGTGGTGGCGAGTTGCCCTTGGGCAAATGTCCATTGTGCCACTGATGGGGATTGTTGGCTCAGAAATGAAGGGAGTTGAAGGAGTGGGACGAATTTTAGTGTACCTTGGAGTTGTGCAAGCTTTATTATTACTGTTGATTTTGGTAGTTGTCATTAGCAAGTAATATGGACTGTAATAGGCAATTTAGTATTTGGAAGCAATGTAATGTTGAACTTATGAATGCCCTGTGGAATTAATGAATGTAGTATGGTTTTCAGATGAAATGCAGCCATTCGAATTTGGTTTGATATGGCATCTGAGCAATTGGAATTTTTGCAGTACTCTGTGATGTTGCTTTGATATGGCATTGAGTAATAGTGCACAGCATTTGCAGTAGTATATGGCATCTGAGCAATTTGGACAACATGTTGACAAAATTTGGCCAGAGAAAAATTTGGACAGCATGTTGGCAAAATTTGGCCAGACAAAAAATTGGACAGCATGTTGGCATCTGAGCAGTAAATTTTTGCTGTCTGAAACATTGGCAAAAAATTTGCCCAGACAGCAAATTGACAGTTTGGCAAAATTTCAGACAGCAAACTGGCATACATCCATACAACAAACATTTACAAGCATGTTGGACAGTAAACAAAATTTTAGACAGCAATAATTTAGAAGCCATTCCAGAAATACTCACTGCCATTCCACATCAACTAGTGCCATACATCCAGTGCCACACATGGTACTGCCACTGCCATTAAGCTTGGTCTATACAAAAGCCATACATGAAAGTCTTTAGGCACATTTTGCCTAGCAAATATGAGTAGTACTGCCCATTGGCTCCATAACAAAAGCAGTGCACTTAGCACATAAAGGAGTCCATGCCATTAAAAGCTAACATCAGTGAACATAGCATCCTACATTTATACAAAAGCAAATTTCATGTCATTGAACTTCAGTCTTCAGATGGCACCAGCTGCCTTGTTGCTTGGAGCATCAACATCCAAATTGTGAGCTCTAGCCCTGCTCCTTGTTATTGGGCTTGTTTGAGTTACCCCAGATGCTTGTGATCTTGAAGGTGTGGACCtgcaaaaaaatgaaaatcaacATAAATATGTAGAGTAAATATAGCAAATGTATGGCATAAAAAAGAAATTTTGCTGTTGACAACATACACAGTAGCTGTTGGGACTTGTATAACAGGATCTTGCACAGAAAGCACAACTTTCTTCACTCTTTTTCTCTTGGGCTTTGGTGGGGCTGGTGGAGGGGCAGATGGATCAGCAACTGGTTCATTGCAAGTCTTCTTGATATGGCCAAACTGACCACACCTCTTGCATCTATACTTTCTTTTTCCTGAACCTCCTTCTTCCATTCCTTTAATCCTTCTGCTTCTAGGTCTGCCTGCTGACCTCTTCAACAGAGGTGGATATAACTTGAATCCTACATTAATCTTGGCCCATTGAGACTTGTCTGTCATTGGAACTACATGTCCTGCATATGCCTTCTTGAATGTTGCAACAGAGTAGCAGTCATCCACAAACTGTTCCAATTCTAGCCCCCTCCGTGAAATGACTAGAAAAATGGCATGTGTGCAAGGTATACCTGTTACCTGCCATTGCCTACAACTGCATTCTCGAGTGTTCAAGTCAACAGTGTGCCTCCATGTCTTCAAATCCCTACCAGTCCCTCCTATTTCTCCTAGGTGACTGTGGGCTGAGTACAGCTTGTATCCAAGGTCCCTGCTCCTAGCATACAGGGACTTCATTACACTAGGAAGAATAGTACCAGTCAACTTGACAGCAAGCCTTTTCCTAACAGACATTCTCTCCATGATCATTTGCCTAATCTTATCCATCAAATCAACTACAGGCAGTGATTTCTCATGCCTGATCCAACTATTGAAGGTCTCTGCTATATTGTTTGTGACATAGTCACATTTACTGAGAGTAGAGAACTGACATCTAGTCCAAATGTGCTTATGGAAGTTATCAATCCATTCTGTAGCTTTTGGACATGCCTCTTTCATCTCATTATAGTGACTCTCGAATATGTCCTGCCTATAGGCCCTTGATGCAGGCCACAGATTCCTCTCAAAGACCTCACCACTGAACCTCTTCTGAAAGTTCTTCACCAAATGTCTCATGCATTCCCTATGCTCTACTCCATTGGTGAAGACTCTGGTGACTGCTGTGTCAATGCCTTTACCAGCATCTGTGGACAGAACCAACCCCTCTGGGGACCCAATTGCCGAGTGAAGCTTATCCATGAACCAAGCCCAATTATCTGTACTTTCTGACTCAAAGACTCCATATGCTACAGGAAACATCCAGTTATGGCCATCAATCCCAATTGCTGATGCCAATTGCCCTCTCCATTTGCCAGTCAGTACAGTTGAGTCAATACCTAAATATGGCCTGCAACCGTTAAGAAACCCATCAACACATGGTTTCAGTGCTACAAACATCTTGCTGAAATGATTCTTCCCATCCACTGTCACATGATCAACCTCCACAATTGATCCGGGACTTGTCCTCTCCAACTCTGCTTTGAAGTTGTAAGCTGCATCGAAGCTATCTTCCCATTTGCCAAGGATTTCATCAAGTGCCATCTGCCTACCGTCCCAAACAACGTAGTAAGAAATATTGATCTTGTACTTctcttccaagaacttctttaAAGCAGTAGCACCAAGGGTTGGTTCTTGTCTCAACTTGTTGATCACACGATCTCTCACCCATGAATTGGTGGCCATGCAATTGTTCTCCAAACCAGCTGTGCTAGCACAATTATGTGCGTAAGGAAGCTTCTTTATCTGAAATGAAATAGCAAAAATGTTATAAATGGCAGAAAACACAATGAATAGACAAATCAGTGAACATCAATTATGTAGGCCTACTTACTTGCCAAGTTCTCCCATCCGGTAGTCTAGAAGCATGTATCCTCCACTTGCACCGCTTAGCCTTACAGTATGCCCTATACCTCCTTGATTCGCTATATGGCACTGCAAGTTCAACCTCTTTTAGTACTGCATATTGTCTAATGCACCTTTTAAAGCAATTGCCATCTTCAAAAGTTACACCAACGGCTATCTTAGGATTGTCTACATCAGTTACATGAGCCACTGACTCACAACCCTCCTCATCGTCAACGGCTAAATCGTCTTGATCTTCGTCAGAACCAGGGTCATAGTCTGCGTCAACTGCCTCATCATCTGAAACCAAGTCGTTGTATTTCTCTTTCTCATCATCTACACCAACATACTCAACCTCATCACTCTCACCCCAATCATCAACCTTTTCCTTAGGCTTCGTAGGTTTGCTAGGTTTGCTACGTTTAGATGCAATGACTTGGCTCTCTTGAGTGGCTAATACAATGTCAGTACAAGCAACTTGTCCATCTCCTGCAACAGTACTAGCCGGCCCATCAATGCTGCCTTGATCCATACAAGGCTCGGTCCTATTTCGTGGGTCATCACTCACATTAACAAGCAAAGGGAGCCTCCTCATCTCCCAGTACATATCAAATGCATCAAGCAATGAACTATCCGAAGCTATCTCTGCATACCTCTCAACATTTTTGTCCCAATAGGTTACAGTTATCTCCTGAAGATAACTATGTTTTACCTCCCCATCAAGATCATTAATAAGGTCAATCCAACAAATTGTATCCTTGTCTATTACCCACTTAATATCACGAGAGACATGATAATCCGGTCTACCGTTCTCATCAAACTCAACGTATGGACCAACTCGAACATCAACTCTGCAAGCTGCGCTAGCGTCCATCCTACGCGACAAAAACGCAGCAATAAAATCACCAAATTTCAATCACTTTAAATTGCAACAAAAACTCTACAACTCGCAACACATATCACTGCAAACAATTCCACTCATAATGCGAGGCAAAAAGGAATCAAGCTTACCCTTGAGGAACCCAAGACATGTCCAATGCCTTCAATGGAACCTCACTGCTCGTCAGCCGCAGGGACGATTTCTTCCCAGCACACTTCTTCCTTGGCGACATCTTCCTAGCTGCCGCTCGGCCGCCTACCAATATGACAGCTCCATcggcctccgccggcgccgccaccgccggccccgccaccaccgccgccgccgtcgctgccgccgccgccgtcgcctacgGTTAGGTTTGGGAATGGGGAATCGGGctgtggagggaggggggatggAAACAGCGCCGGCTAGGTCTGGTTCGACCAGACCCAGTCAGGCTTAGAGGTAGCGGCGCGCAGGGGTAGATTGGTCATTTAGAAAATTTTCTGACCACTTTTGCCtcggaaattataaaatattgcctCCGGTGTCTCACAGCCAATTTCACAACTTTCGTAGTGTCCGTGGGCAAAGCCAAGATTTTGCGGTGTCCCACAGCCAATTACACGATTTtggagtgtcctgtagcaaattttgcctaattaTTTATACCAATCGGAaccaaagattaaaaaaaagcagCTGCACACGCCTCCTCGGCAACCGCGCGCCTACTCGTTCTTATCCCTTCTTATTCTTTTTCACAAACGCCTTATCCCTTCGTCCTCTCTTCCTCCACTCATCCTCTTCACTCCTTTCccgatcccctctcctcctctcaatCCCCTCCCCTTACCTATTGGTGGCAGGAGGTGGCAGGCGGCGGTCGGGCGGGTGGAGGGGAGGacggtggcaggcggcggcccGGAGGGGTTGTCGCGGCACTGACGAGCGGGCTGATGCAGCGCTGAAGACGACGATGTGAGGACTTGTTTTTGTGATGTCGTTGTAGATGTGTGGTGCTGCTGTGGATGATTAATTTTGTGAAGTATGTGAATTTGTGATATCAATGATCTGTGAATTTGTGTTGTCATTTTGATCTGTGATGTTTATTTGatctgtgaatttgtgatgttggTGAGTTGGGCTGTGAATTTGTGATATTGGTGAGTTTGGCGTGAAAACAATAAATTAGAGGGTAACCTTTAATTCCGCAAAAAAtttgggtttttgggtataccaacaaTTCACCCccctggttggcttagttcttgtgattcgatcctacaaacATTTTTGTTCTCTCTGAATTAGTCTGAACAGTTTTGAACTCGTCCATTTATCTGAAGCTTGAACGGTTCTGAAATCTATTGCTCCAAAGTGTTACCTGGAACTAGGCAAATTTGAACAGATTGGCCAGAAAGAAGCTCTCCACTGCAGCTCACCACCATCTTCCTCAGCATGTTGTCACTGTAAACTGCAACGAGGAAGGCAGAGGCCACCAAGTGCTGTAGTGAGTTCCACTCAACTACATACAGCAAACTCCCTAAAATAAATTGCTGCAAGCCATGTGAATTATTACTGCATTGCTTCCTTCAATCAATTTCTAGCTACCttagctataaaaaaaatattcgcaGTGTTGTGAACTTACCTTCTGAAAGCGGTGGTCCCTAAGTCCGGCAGGATCGAGGAGTATGTGCAGGACTGTAGGaacgaatcacaagaactaagccaaccagagggggtgaTTGATtagtatacccaaaaaccgaaaacttttagcgaaaataaaagttaccctcaatttCGATGAAATCGGTCTAACCGAAGTagattagccggtctgaccaaaGCGtaaccgccggtctgaccggtgttgacctgccggtctaaccgccgagatcgcctgccgctcgctgtcgctgccaccggtctgaccgccgtgctcccgccggtctgaccgccacaatgctgccggtctgaccgccggtgagttgccggttagaccgccgaaacctggtgaaacacaaatcgaagaattcttaaagtagatgacgactttattgattctctccgtgtttacaaagtgcaccaaatgcactccttacaaaaatttcgactaaactcgaaaccctaactcaaaactcaactcaattgctctctaaagcgataccgggaagcctcacgctc encodes:
- the LOC4345003 gene encoding exocyst complex component EXO70E2 yields the protein MEYGITPAGGFRWRSYRDLIRDVFIAGDMYCGPAKLLFPQITGSAGEDQARCGWSSASSVASSPVVSSSYMSSSGSPAWSSASSSPVHKLRVIAQQMVGDGYIQELIRAFGRRRPDELIFQRWFSQLDVDFVLVLHTDGMVRADSFSVEDLMALIKRWIRALLTMVQVLNITLLELPLPVAGSTERMAAAADHAQFTGFAEESILRMLAFVDAVTLSALNVNDDHRHRTPELLPGMLQLYACVSEACDLLVSAGMGKDEITKMQALDAMNNGILMQSRRKLSDAIWVMMEKVRALFLMDACWQVSQEAAASGTHETTELTMNYITLLWRNHTMLDYFSVFVSDADSFSSVARLIAEMITCLECKLEETSLSIPDLGLRFIFLLNNWHRVLQRVESLRDLPAAVRQERILLLHASDSKIKRYIDDYLNASWSPLLRCLLIDKPFVALGRSHESKIETQLQTTYATQKFWKVPNPQLRQRLRRAIMSKVIPDYSKYIEQMDRQNKINRHLVVTSPEQLEQQIEELFEG
- the LOC9271236 gene encoding uncharacterized protein, with translation MDASAACRVDVRVGPYVEFDENGRPDYHVSRDIKWVIDKDTICWIDLINDLDGEVKHSYLQEITVTYWDKNVERYAEIASDSSLLDAFDMYWEMRRLPLLVNVSDDPRNRTEPCMDQGSIDGPASTVAGDGQVACTDIVLATQESQVIASKRSKPSKPTKPKEKVDDWGESDEVEYVGVDDEKEKYNDLVSDDEAVDADYDPGSDEDQDDLAVDDEEGCESVAHVTDVDNPKIAVGVTFEDGNCFKRCIRQYAVLKEVELAVPYSESRRYRAYCKAKRCKWRIHASRLPDGRTWQIKKLPYAHNCASTAGLENNCMATNSWVRDRVINKLRQEPTLGATALKKFLEEKYKINISYYVVWDGRQMALDEILGKWEDSFDAAYNFKAELERTSPGSIVEVDHVTVDGKNHFSKMFVALKPCVDGFLNGCRPYLGIDSTVLTGKWRGQLASAIGIDGHNWMFPVAYGVFESESTDNWAWFMDKLHSAIGSPEGLVLSTDAGKGIDTAVTRVFTNGVEHRECMRHLVKNFQKRFSGEVFERNLWPASRAYRQDIFESHYNEMKEACPKATEWIDNFHKHIWTRCQFSTLSKCDYVTNNIAETFNSWIRHEKSLPVVDLMDKIRQMIMERMSVRKRLAVKLTGTILPSVMKSLYARSRDLGYKLYSAHSHLGEIGGTGRDLKTWRHTVDLNTRECSCRQWQVTGIPCTHAIFLVISRRGLELEQFVDDCYSVATFKKAYAGHVVPMTDKSQWAKINVGFKLYPPLLKRSAGRPRSRRIKGMEEGGSGKRKYRCKRCGQFGHIKKTCNEPVADPSAPPPAPPKPKRKRVKKVVLSVQDPVIQVPTATVSTPSRSQASGVTQTSPITRSRARAHNLDVDAPSNKAAGAI